ATCATGACGTAATTTGAGATCCGAGGTATAACGGTTAATCATCGAATCCATGTTACCGGAAGTTACGCCGAAAAATAGATTCGGGCGACCTAGCTCTTTAAACGGTTCTGCACTTTCCCAGTCGGGTTGAGAGATGATGCCGACACGAAAGCCTTGTGCTTCTAAGGTTCTGCCGATAATAGCCATACCAAAACTTGGGTGATCGATATACGCGTCACCTGTAACAACAATAACGTCACAGCTATCCCAACCGAGTTTGTCCATCTCTGCACGTGTCATTGGCAAAAATGGTGCGGGTTTTGTCACCCGATTCTGAAATTTTGGATATGAAAAAAGATCTTTGGCAGTTTGCATAAAGTACTCTTGGGTATTAATTTTAGTGCGCAAAGTTAATTGCGAAGGCTATTTTCACGGCTGGAATAAATACAAAAAAGAGAAAGCCAGCCGTTACTGAGGGCGGATTATAGCCACTTACAACGTCTTTTGCGATTAAAAGCGGCAATATATATTTAGCTTGCTTGTAACAGGTTGAAAAACTGAGTTAAATTATTTGCTTCATAATCGGCTTTGTAATCTATATTCGTCACAACTTGCTCTGAACCAGACAGCCAAACCGTAGTCATACCAAGGGTTTTGGCTGGTTTTAGGTTGCGAAGTTGGTCATCAAAGAAGACCGTGTTATGGCGATCAATCGCGTGTGTATCACAAAGTGTTTGATAGCTTGAATTGTGTGGTTTTAGCTCATAATTTGCGTCTTCTAATGAAAAAATATCATCAAAGCAGTCGATTAACGCTAATTCCGTTAGAATTTTAGTCGCGTAATGTTTTGGTGAGTTCGTATAAATTATTTTACGACCAGCCAATTGACCGATTTGTTGCCCTAAATTGGGCTGTGCTTTCAGCGTCGTCATATTGATGTCGTGGCAATAATGGATGAAATCATCACGATTCACATGATGGTGCTTGATTAACCCTTTTACTGTACCGCCATATTGTCTGTAATATTGGTTAGATAAAAGAGTGGCCTCTGGAAGTGGTAGAGACAGTGCGTTAGCTATAAACTGGTGCATTCGTGATTCGACCTGCTTTAATATGCCTAACGAAGGGCAATAAAGCGTGTCATCAAGATCGAACAAGTAAGTATTGGCTTGGTTAATTTTTTGCATATTACTCTTCTCAATTTTTTACGCTGCTCAACGCATTAATCGTGCATTTTGTGTGTGATGATAAATCTGAATGAGCAGTACGCATTATAAGGCTGCAATATTAGTGTAAAAGTACAATAATGCAAATGTATCCTATTTTGTTTGCTTAAATAGCGTCTTATTTTTGTGGTTAGAACTCCAACCAGATGAAAAACGTTAAAAAATAGGTGCTTAATTTTTCAGAAACTTTTATCCTATCTACTGTGTCTCAACA
This Moritella sp. 5 DNA region includes the following protein-coding sequences:
- a CDS encoding pyrimidine 5'-nucleotidase, yielding MQKINQANTYLFDLDDTLYCPSLGILKQVESRMHQFIANALSLPLPEATLLSNQYYRQYGGTVKGLIKHHHVNRDDFIHYCHDINMTTLKAQPNLGQQIGQLAGRKIIYTNSPKHYATKILTELALIDCFDDIFSLEDANYELKPHNSSYQTLCDTHAIDRHNTVFFDDQLRNLKPAKTLGMTTVWLSGSEQVVTNIDYKADYEANNLTQFFNLLQAS